Proteins from a genomic interval of Papaver somniferum cultivar HN1 chromosome 4, ASM357369v1, whole genome shotgun sequence:
- the LOC113272486 gene encoding L10-interacting MYB domain-containing protein-like has translation MEVKLHIYDVTNSGSAKTNNTIVQINKIFKYGIGLGGIFHSAIQKKEDEKANKITFRSVPKFRGLFIDQCLAQATEYGFSGTSLKQTSWGNLCKFFSEKNDCTITQKKLRNHWDYLRTQYVTWSRLLARTGHGYNAETNTFDWSEEQWIELDKTIKNASQFKNKGLEDAEKLQNLFDGKFSTGANRDTPGRVEPPCSAGTSTTAGVSNNGSESRTSHGKEKNHEDDNEVDSSLNAKGSGRKRKKEMEEESSDLLTEKVCSIVTSMETHLQHKKLSLEKDSAAEFMKALDNLLETDCITMDEYLSITLKASEMPGWQKLFVSLKSDERRVAFIERLQGRGFREGENLNTGK, from the exons ATGGAGGTTAAACTCCATATATACGATGTAACTAATAGTGGTTCAGCAAAAACTAACAATACAATTGTTCAAATCAATAAGATCTTTAAATATGGGATTGGTCTTGGTGGTATCTTTCACTCTGCTATTCAG AAAAAGGAAGATGAGAAAGCAAATAAAATAACTTTTAGGAGCGTCCCAAAATTTAGAGGGCTATTTATTGACCAGTGTTTGGCACAAGCTACTGAGTATGGATTTTCTGGAACTTCTTTGAAGCAAACTTCGTGGGGAAATTTGTGCAAGTTCTTTTCTGAGAAGAATGACTGCACCATCACACAAAAAAAGTTGAGAAACCACTGGGATTACTTGCGAACCCAATATGTCACTTGGTCCCGTCTCTTAGCAAGAACCGGCCATGGGTATAACGCGGAGACGAACACATTTGATTGGAGCGAAGAGCAATGGATTGAATTAGACAAG ACAATCAAAAACGCTAGTCAATTCAAGAACAAGGGGCTGGAAGATGCAGAGAAGTTGCAGAATTTATTTGATGGGAAATTCTCCACTGGAGCTAATAGAGATACGCCTGGAAGAGTGGAACCGCCTTGTTCAGCTGGAACTTCTACAACTGCAGGGGTTTCAAATAATGGATCTGAATCTCGTACAAgtcatggaaaagaaaaaaatcatgagGATGACAACGAGGTTGATTCTAGTCTCAATGCAAAGGGGAGTGGCAGGAAAAGGaagaaggaaatggaggaagaatCAAGTGATCTATTAACTGAGAAAGTTTGTTCTATTGTAACATCGATGGAGACTCATCTTCAACATAAGAAACTTTCTCTAGAAAAGGATAGCGCAGCCGAATTCATGAAAGCTTTGGATAATTTACTTGAGACTGATTGCATCACAATGGATGAGTATTTGAGCATAACTCTAAAAGCTTCAGAGATGCCTGGTTGGCAGAAATTGTTTGTCAGTTTGAAAAGCGATGAGCGCCGTGTTGCCTTT ATTGAAAGGCTACAAGGAAGAGGGTTTAGAGAAGGGGAGAACTTAAATACAG GAAAATGA